ATTTATCCAGTTGAAAGGTAATAAGGAAGAATAGTCATTGGCCAGCATGAATGCTTGGTCCTGAACTTTTATAAGGACGCTACTGAGCCACTGTTGCGGATTTACATTATGCTCCCGGCAACAGCCCAGTAAGGAGAAAAAGATGGCTGCGGCATGAGCTGCCTCATGGGAGCCGGAGAAAAGAACATTTTTACGGTTCAATGTCAGAGGTCGAAGGGAACGTTCTACCGGATTGTTGTCTATTTCGAAGCGGGCGTCATTTACATAACCCGACAACTGTTCAAAGCGAGTGTACATGTAAAACATCGCTTTGGCTATAGGAGAGCCGGCAAGAGTATGTTCATATTCCTTGCGGCACCACTCTTCCAGTTCCCGGATTACTGGGTACGACTTTTCACGGCGAAGCGCTACAATGGCCTCTGCCCCCAATTTTTCTTCCTTTATTTGTTCTTCCACCCGGTAAAGTATTCTTATTTTTTCCAGCGCTGTTTTGGCCCGGGGTGGATCACACCCTTCTGCTTCGACAAACTTGCGCCTGACGTGAGCCCAGCAGCATAGATGCAACCGGTCTTTAAGCGTATCGAACTTATCGTATACCACAAATCCGTCACTTTGCACCACTTTTACATTTCCGCCAACGAGCGTGTCAACTCCTGTTTCCCCCCTTCCCTGGTGATATTCAAAGAAAGGCGTTTTGTGCTGAGGGAGATAAAAGTTCCACATATAACCGCGGTGAAGGGTACCGGGACGATCGTTTTCCAACACCGGGTGCGGGGTTTCGTCGGCCATGACGTAATAACTGTTTTTCACCAGTTCCCTGAGTTCATTATAGATGGGTTCCAGACGCTGGGCCGTTGCCATCATCCAGTTGCTTACCGTGGAAGGACTCAGATGTATGCCTTCGCGTTCAAAAATATCCAACTGTCTGTTAATGGGAAGATGGTCGTAATATTTTGCCGTGGCGATGTGGGCCAGGACGCTTTCCGAGGCATTGCTGCGGGGATGGGCCATCACCGGCATGGGAGCTGTCACGATGCGTCCGTTGCGCAGGCGGTATTTGTGGCGGATAATGCGAATGACATAAAAGCGTACCGGGCGGATGGCATATTGCTCACTTACTTCCTCGCCCATCTTTACGGCTCCCTCCAGGTCGATTCCTTCTGCCATGGGTATGACGATTTCTTCACGGGGAAGAGACGGGTCAATGGGCCCACGGGCATGCGGGGTGATTTTCTTGGTAAAGCTTTTACGGAAACGGTTGTATTTTTTCTCACTCCGGTCTGCTTTTTCCTCCGCCTTCATTTCTTCCTTCACGGGATCTTCCACATCTATGGGGGAATCAAAGCAGATACCTAATTGTGCCGGATCCTCGGGAAGCGCACGCTTCTCACTGGATTTGCTCCAGCAGCGTCTTTTCAGATCGGCCAATTCCCAGCGCAAGAGTTTGTTTTCTGTTTCCAGATTACTTTTCTCCAACAACAGGGATACAAGTTTATCTTCTGCTTCTTTCCTCTGAGTCTCCCGCTCCAAGCTTTCTTGTTCCAATAAGGCACAACGCTCTTGCAAGCGTCTTTTTTCCTCTTGTAAACAACTGTACTCCTCCGCTTTTAATGTGACTTTCAGCTCTTTCATTTTTATCTCTTTACAGGTGTAAAGATAGCGATTATTGTTTAATTATCAAAGGTTTTACAGCTGTTTTTTATGCTTTGGAAGAGGTTTTTTTATTCTCTCGAAGAAAGGATTTCATTTAGCCTTTTCCATGTGATTGAGGTGTATTTATCTTTACGTTCCTGCTTGGTCAAGATGTATTTTTGACTCTTCAATTGACGCAATTCCACAATCACCTGGTTATCCTTAAAGTATAGCAATTTCATTTTTTTTCTTGACCGCTCGATAAAAAGATGCAAATCACGGCCCTGAACATAAGTGCTGCTATAAGAATGTACGATTTCCTGTAAACGATACAGTCCGGCATTAAAACCGACACAATTATAATACAGATAATAGTTTTGTCCGGTTCTTTTCTGGAAAGTACCATATCCGTGAGGAAACAACAAATCCGATACGTTGTGGATTCCTAACTCGTGTTTAGTTAATTTGTATCGCAAACTATGATTGAACACAAATATGACACTGTCAAATTCGGATGCAGGTTGAGATAGCAAGCTTTGCAACTTTTCGTTCACGTCTTCAAATACTCTTACATTAAAAGGAAAGGTGATCATTGTTTTTTTGAATGCAAAGGAAAAACAAAGAACCGAGAGTTAAAAGATGTACTAGGCCGAATGCTTACGATCCTTTTNGCTTTGCAACTTTTCGTTCACGTCTTCAAATACTCTTACATTAAAAGGAAAGGTGATCATTGTTTTTTTGAATGCAAAGGAAAAACAAAGAACCGAGAGTTAAAAGATGTACTAGGCCGAATGCTTACGATCCTTTTAAACGAAAGCCTATGTTTTCTACCGTTCTATCACAAGTTTTAAAGGAATGGAGGCTACCATTAACAAGTTGACCAAAGGGCAGCCTACACCTACTTCTGTCATCCTGTGCTTGACGCGGGATCCTGTAAAAACATTCTGTCTTTACTGTCCCTCCGTATAATCAGACGCATTTTCTACTCCAGAAATCTTTTTTCGTTGAATATCTGCATGAAAAAGCCCTACCAGATCGTCCCACGAAAGCTTTTCAGAAGGATTAAATTCTTCGGATTTCATATAACGCAACAAAGAAGTACGCCATTGATTCCCTTCCGGTGTTCCGGCCACCGCCTCTAAATTACACATGCAAACTAACAGTTTACCTTTCCCTACCGCCATTTCGAATACCAACCCCAACTTATGATTCCGTTCAACATTATCGATCACCTGCACTAAAGGTTTATAATCTTTGGAAAGCGTATTCAATATCATCGGCCGGGAATTCCGGATAATACTCCACCATTGCCAGTCGCTATGTTCTGCGGTAGGAAAACCTTTCACCACCGGATGTGCCGGATCTACTAAAATGGATAAGGTTCCGGGAGATACTTCTTTATGGGCTCCTTCCGATATGGACTTAAACATAGCATAATTCCAATAATCAGGAGTAAATAAGCCCCCTACGCTTTGTTGTATTATACTATCGTGTTGCGGTAGGAACAAAACAGATGCGCCGGCATCCAGCTTATTCTTCATTTCCTGATTTAAAAGAGATGTGATATAGATAGAATCGGGAGTTTCTACCTTATCCGGATATACCCATACCCGATAATAATTATGATATTTTCCGGAATGAAGGGTTAATAATAATTGCTG
The genomic region above belongs to Parabacteroides pacaensis and contains:
- the tnpB gene encoding IS66 family insertion sequence element accessory protein TnpB, which translates into the protein MITFPFNVRVFEDVNEKLQSLLSQPASEFDSVIFVFNHSLRYKLTKHELGIHNVSDLLFPHGYGTFQKRTGQNYYLYYNCVGFNAGLYRLQEIVHSYSSTYVQGRDLHLFIERSRKKMKLLYFKDNQVIVELRQLKSQKYILTKQERKDKYTSITWKRLNEILSSRE